From the Terriglobia bacterium genome, the window CACTCCGAAAACCAGCTCCGCTGCAATCAGGGTTCTCCAGGCGAAGGCCCAGCCGACCTTCATGCCTGTCAGAATGTTCGGGAATGCCGCGGGAACGAGAATCCGTGTGATGTAGCCCGCTTTGGAGAGGCCATAGTTCTGGCCGACCATTCTCAGCGTCGCGCTGACTCCGCGGAATCCCGCGTAGGTGTTGAGCGCAGCGGACCACAGCACCGCATGAATCAAAACAAAGATGATGCTGTTATCGCCGAGTCCGAACCAGATCAGCGCGATAGGCAGCAAGGCAATCGACGGCAGGGGATTGAACATCGAGGTGAGAATCTCGAGCAAGTCCGATCCGATCCGGCTGGCGCTTGCAAACGCCGTCAGTACGCCGGCCAACAGCAACCCTGCAAGATATCCTTTCAGGAGAAGTGTCAGAGTAAATGAGACGGCTCTGGGAAGCTGACCGGAAACGATCGAGGAAGCCAGGGCGCGGACGGTCTGGACGAATGTGGGCAGCAGCAGCGGGTTGGAAAGCCACCTTGCATATCCTTCCCAGACAACAGCAAGGGCCATAAGCACGATGAGTTTTCTAAGCATGCATCGCGCCTCCGGGCGCGGTTGCATCGAACAGCATTTCGTGAACGTGCGCGGCCTCGAGGTTTACATTTTCGAGCTCGGCTTTGA encodes:
- a CDS encoding ABC transporter permease subunit; translation: MLRKLIVLMALAVVWEGYARWLSNPLLLPTFVQTVRALASSIVSGQLPRAVSFTLTLLLKGYLAGLLLAGVLTAFASASRIGSDLLEILTSMFNPLPSIALLPIALIWFGLGDNSIIFVLIHAVLWSAALNTYAGFRGVSATLRMVGQNYGLSKAGYITRILVPAAFPNILTGMKVGWAFAWRTLIAAELVFGVSSGSGGLGWYIFENKNQLLIANVFAGLLTVILLGLIVENLIFKTIENATVRKWGMQT